One region of Mycobacteriales bacterium genomic DNA includes:
- a CDS encoding YbiU family protein has product MTSYRALDVTPEPDAIPDAIRATKAALRDRVGDLTGALASIETVIRAEVDEVVATRERGEEVWPVIAFADVAAGTVSEAQRTAVRRRGCAVITGTFPRARAESWDRQLVDYLDRNNFADTYRYLDDGVFGGLAAGKPSIFPIYWSRPQMEARGDDNMAAVRTFLNSFWKHESEGRVWFDPARDTAYPDRVRRREPGASSGGLSPHTDSGSIERWLTGAYQNVFRQVFAGDPAAYDPWDGAYRTEVDEFESTVMCSAFRTFQGWTALSDMAPTEGVLHTVPIPAAMAYLLLRALQDDVADDDLCGAVNGQALPISERWHSMLLPALTPIPAVEPGDTVWWHGDLIHSVGSVQDQKGWGNVMYIPVSPHCEKNARYAAACGQGFLKGTSPTDFAAEDYETAWTGRPTLEELTPTGREQLGLD; this is encoded by the coding sequence ATGACGAGCTATCGAGCACTCGATGTGACGCCGGAGCCCGACGCGATCCCCGACGCCATCCGCGCGACCAAGGCCGCCCTGCGGGACCGGGTCGGTGACCTGACGGGTGCCCTCGCCTCGATCGAGACGGTCATCCGGGCGGAGGTCGACGAGGTCGTCGCGACGCGGGAGCGCGGCGAGGAGGTCTGGCCGGTCATCGCGTTCGCGGACGTCGCCGCCGGCACCGTGTCCGAGGCCCAGCGCACCGCCGTACGGCGCCGCGGGTGCGCCGTCATCACCGGCACCTTCCCCCGCGCCCGAGCCGAGTCGTGGGATCGCCAGCTCGTCGACTACCTCGACCGCAACAACTTCGCGGACACCTACCGCTACCTCGACGACGGGGTCTTCGGCGGCCTGGCCGCCGGCAAGCCGTCGATCTTCCCGATCTACTGGTCCCGGCCGCAGATGGAGGCCCGCGGGGACGACAACATGGCCGCGGTGCGCACGTTCCTCAACAGCTTCTGGAAGCACGAGTCCGAGGGCCGCGTGTGGTTCGACCCCGCTCGCGACACCGCATATCCCGACCGGGTGCGCCGGCGGGAGCCCGGTGCGAGCTCCGGTGGACTGTCGCCACACACCGACTCCGGATCGATCGAGCGCTGGCTCACCGGTGCCTATCAGAACGTCTTCCGGCAGGTCTTCGCCGGCGATCCGGCTGCCTACGACCCGTGGGACGGCGCTTACCGGACCGAGGTGGACGAATTCGAATCCACCGTGATGTGTTCGGCGTTCCGCACCTTCCAGGGATGGACCGCGCTCTCCGACATGGCACCGACCGAGGGCGTGCTGCACACCGTGCCCATCCCCGCGGCGATGGCCTATCTGCTGCTGCGCGCCCTGCAGGACGACGTCGCCGACGACGACCTGTGCGGCGCGGTGAACGGACAGGCGCTGCCGATCAGCGAGCGGTGGCACTCGATGCTGCTGCCGGCGCTGACCCCGATCCCCGCCGTCGAGCCTGGCGACACCGTGTGGTGGCACGGCGACCTGATCCACTCGGTCGGCTCCGTGCAGGACCAGAAGGGGTGGGGCAACGTCATGTACATCCCGGTCAGCCCGCACTGCGAGAAGAACGCGCGGTACGCCGCCGCGTGCGGACAGGGCTTCCTCAAGGGCACCAGTCCCACCGACTTCGCCGCCGAGGACTACGAGACCGCATGGACCGGTCGGCCGACCCTCGAGGAGCTCACTCCGACCGGCCGGGAACAGCTCGGCCTGGACTAG